In uncultured Cohaesibacter sp., a genomic segment contains:
- a CDS encoding ABC transporter transmembrane domain-containing protein has protein sequence MSDDKSRFDDASSDGSSSEQQSTRPASGRLKIKPIKPVRSDKATSSEGRRSNPMLLKGDPQKSLSGASFAQAARKLGEGDVSLSELADYSADNHLTDAEEMGPEQISAIPGGEESRDFASGVDPAEDKVPFSDFEQRLGISERWAGIDYRSSAGRCVQVLLVLIGWGGGGRHLAQVLPHFNTVHDMTGLRAVLTRLNYVAIADEAHIGHLSEEKLPCLYSDDADGIVRIILSVDYATGQANCFNGLTGEEETIRCPEQAVVIHHIKPLDVANRTRFVQSFGWVAHAAASFRKLFLSLFIINFGINLAAMAVPIFIMTVYGYAIPSKAPGSLMMFVVGVGMIVAADYGLRTLRTRILAYIGARFDTALSVEVFQRLLYLPYSMVQNASIGSQLSRLRQFEKLREIFLGSFGTAVLDLPFVLVFITAIALIGGWIAAIPSMLVVFYVILAVVSVPIAKRQTMQSGDAKSKKQNIMMELFLMHREIKNVGGEAIWQKRYEDASANFAALDFRAQHFSRQIQTVSQALSMAAGITTLGTGTIMVMEGDLGVGGLIAIMALIWRVLAPLQNAFLSLSRVGKLIEAIRMVNNLMRTQPERIPGIVPSISRKFNGHISTKNLSFRYPQAADAAIKSANVVINPGEIVAITGPSGGGKSTFLKLLAGLYRPIAGTVAFDHLDIRQMDLGELRFEISYQPDNATFFYGTVTQNFHLNDPEADIQKITGLMQTFNIEADQHDLPEGLETRLKAETIHQLSDALKQKLLLCRSFSKSATYYFLDEPANYLDFETDRKFMDHLEGMRGSSTILFTTQRPSHMKMADRILVLHEGQVILNGPPETVLPQLDAFNKSVA, from the coding sequence ATGAGCGATGATAAATCCCGCTTCGATGATGCTTCGTCCGATGGTTCTTCCTCGGAACAGCAATCCACGCGTCCTGCCTCTGGCAGGCTGAAGATCAAGCCGATCAAGCCAGTCAGATCAGACAAGGCCACCAGCAGTGAGGGCCGTCGCTCCAATCCCATGCTGCTGAAGGGAGACCCGCAGAAAAGCCTTTCAGGGGCTTCCTTTGCGCAGGCCGCCCGCAAGTTGGGCGAAGGGGATGTCAGCCTGTCCGAACTGGCGGACTATTCTGCCGACAATCACCTGACGGATGCAGAAGAAATGGGTCCGGAGCAAATCTCCGCCATCCCGGGAGGTGAAGAAAGCCGGGATTTCGCAAGCGGTGTGGATCCGGCTGAAGATAAGGTGCCATTCTCCGATTTCGAGCAGCGGCTGGGCATCAGCGAACGCTGGGCTGGTATCGACTATCGCAGTTCGGCGGGGCGATGTGTTCAGGTTCTGCTGGTTTTGATCGGCTGGGGCGGTGGTGGGCGCCATCTGGCGCAGGTCCTGCCCCATTTCAACACGGTCCATGACATGACCGGTCTGAGGGCTGTGCTGACAAGGCTCAATTATGTTGCCATTGCCGATGAAGCGCATATTGGACATCTGTCAGAGGAAAAGCTGCCCTGTCTTTACAGCGATGACGCGGATGGTATTGTCCGGATCATCCTCTCTGTCGATTATGCGACAGGGCAGGCCAATTGCTTCAACGGACTGACCGGAGAAGAAGAAACGATCCGCTGTCCGGAGCAGGCGGTGGTGATCCATCACATAAAGCCGCTGGATGTGGCCAACCGGACCCGGTTTGTGCAATCCTTCGGCTGGGTTGCCCATGCGGCGGCGTCTTTCCGCAAGCTGTTTCTGTCTCTCTTCATCATCAATTTCGGCATCAACCTTGCGGCCATGGCGGTGCCGATCTTCATCATGACCGTCTATGGCTATGCGATCCCCTCCAAGGCACCCGGCAGCCTGATGATGTTTGTCGTCGGGGTGGGAATGATCGTTGCGGCGGATTATGGCTTGCGCACCTTGCGCACGCGGATTCTGGCCTATATCGGCGCGCGCTTTGATACCGCATTGTCGGTCGAGGTTTTCCAGCGGCTGCTCTATCTGCCCTATAGCATGGTGCAGAATGCCTCCATCGGCTCGCAGCTGTCGCGCCTGAGGCAGTTTGAGAAATTGCGGGAAATCTTTCTGGGCTCTTTCGGAACGGCGGTGCTCGACCTGCCATTCGTGCTGGTCTTCATCACTGCGATCGCGCTGATTGGTGGCTGGATTGCCGCCATTCCATCCATGTTGGTGGTCTTCTATGTCATACTGGCAGTGGTGTCCGTGCCGATTGCCAAGCGGCAGACCATGCAATCTGGCGATGCCAAGTCGAAGAAGCAGAATATCATGATGGAACTGTTTCTCATGCATCGCGAAATCAAGAATGTTGGCGGCGAAGCCATCTGGCAGAAGCGCTATGAAGATGCATCGGCCAATTTCGCGGCCCTTGATTTCCGCGCCCAGCATTTCTCGCGCCAGATCCAAACCGTCAGTCAGGCCCTCTCGATGGCAGCGGGCATCACCACGCTGGGGACCGGCACCATCATGGTGATGGAAGGGGATCTGGGAGTTGGTGGACTGATTGCCATCATGGCTCTGATCTGGCGCGTGCTGGCTCCCTTGCAGAATGCCTTTCTCAGCCTGTCTCGGGTTGGCAAGCTGATCGAGGCCATTCGCATGGTGAACAATCTCATGCGCACCCAGCCGGAGCGTATACCCGGCATCGTGCCGAGCATTTCCAGAAAATTCAACGGACATATCTCAACCAAGAATCTGTCCTTCCGCTATCCTCAGGCGGCTGATGCGGCGATCAAGAGCGCCAATGTGGTTATCAATCCCGGTGAGATCGTAGCCATCACCGGCCCCAGCGGTGGAGGCAAATCGACCTTCTTGAAACTGCTCGCAGGTCTCTACCGGCCGATCGCCGGCACTGTGGCCTTTGATCATCTGGATATCCGCCAGATGGATCTGGGCGAATTGCGCTTTGAAATCAGCTACCAGCCAGACAATGCAACCTTCTTCTATGGCACCGTCACTCAGAATTTCCATCTCAATGATCCCGAGGCGGATATCCAGAAGATCACGGGACTGATGCAAACCTTCAATATCGAAGCTGATCAGCATGATCTGCCCGAAGGCTTGGAAACCCGTCTCAAGGCAGAAACCATCCATCAATTGTCGGACGCACTGAAGCAGAAATTGCTGCTCTGCCGCAGCTTCAGCAAATCCGCGACCTATTATTTCCTCGATGAACCAGCCAATTATCTGGATTTTGAAACAGACCGCAAATTCATGGACCATCTGGAGGGTATGCGCGGCTCATCAACCATCCTGTTCACCACCCAGCGCCCCAGTCACATGAAAATGGCAGACCGCATTCTGGTGCTGCATGAAGGGCAGGTCATTCTCAACGGTCCGCCCGAGACTGTTCTGCCGCAGCTGGATGCCTTCAACAAATCGGTTGCCTGA
- a CDS encoding ABC transporter transmembrane domain-containing protein — translation MMTSRKREKPEGLLSAVRAGIQRFHEVFQPPKSMQSTWFADQVRVPKRIIAASFVINMLGLGMPLVILQIYDRIIPNQSYATLFYLISGLVTVLVVDTVLKVVRSHISGWSSSYIDYISGVEAIQRVLRAPPESLEKNPASTHIDRMNALSATARMFAGPARMGLVDLPFIFIFLGVMAIVSPTIAGLLVMVFGIFAWRLLKRAKNIQDLQDERQQLDRRKYDFVIEALSGIEAIKTMSCEPQMMRRYERLQEAIAVAFHRSVKLDGATQTLSASFASITMITIVSSGALLVIEGTQSIGSLACCLLLGGRAVEVLVRSVRSWSEMSNFDLVKQNVDELLLLNQNPEKIRATMELGSGEIILDNVVMPSQMGENREKYDISMTIPHGTIIGIRGNNSSDDHQFLRMLRTKVAPNEGDIRMGGLPIRDLIEADLSASIAYVPNSPAIFSGTILENLTLFNPRDGLQSAREAAQLIGLESDIQLLPYGYDMMLGTGGNETLPPSFRQRICIARAIARKPSILILEEANAMLDQRSDTLLRKGIEQLRGSMTIIFLSNRPSFLALADKQLILKDGTLKPYEGTAYPTTAKDNTRNSAANAAKSAAGGGQ, via the coding sequence ATGATGACAAGTCGAAAGAGGGAAAAACCAGAAGGCTTGCTTTCGGCTGTTCGGGCCGGAATTCAGCGCTTTCACGAGGTTTTTCAACCCCCTAAATCCATGCAGTCGACATGGTTTGCTGATCAGGTCCGCGTTCCCAAGCGGATCATTGCGGCATCATTTGTCATCAATATGCTCGGATTGGGCATGCCGCTGGTCATTCTCCAGATCTATGACCGGATCATTCCGAACCAGTCTTACGCAACGCTTTTCTATCTGATTTCGGGTCTTGTCACCGTGCTGGTTGTGGATACGGTGCTGAAAGTTGTCCGCTCCCACATATCTGGCTGGTCTTCATCCTATATCGATTACATTTCCGGGGTGGAGGCAATCCAGCGCGTTTTGCGGGCGCCTCCTGAATCGCTGGAAAAGAACCCGGCCAGCACCCATATCGATCGCATGAATGCGCTGTCTGCCACCGCGCGCATGTTTGCCGGCCCTGCGCGCATGGGGCTGGTTGATCTGCCTTTCATTTTCATCTTTCTGGGTGTGATGGCGATTGTCAGTCCGACGATTGCCGGCCTGCTGGTGATGGTTTTCGGCATATTCGCCTGGCGCTTGCTCAAGCGGGCGAAAAATATTCAGGATCTTCAGGATGAACGCCAGCAGCTGGATCGACGCAAATATGATTTCGTGATCGAGGCCCTGTCGGGGATTGAAGCCATCAAGACCATGTCCTGTGAACCGCAGATGATGCGGCGCTATGAACGGCTGCAGGAAGCCATCGCGGTTGCCTTCCACCGATCGGTCAAGCTGGATGGGGCCACCCAGACCCTGAGCGCTTCCTTTGCATCGATCACGATGATCACCATCGTGTCGAGTGGTGCCCTGCTGGTGATCGAGGGAACCCAGTCCATTGGCTCGCTTGCCTGCTGCCTGCTTCTGGGCGGAAGAGCCGTCGAGGTGCTGGTCCGTTCGGTGCGCTCCTGGAGCGAAATGAGCAATTTCGATCTGGTCAAACAGAATGTTGACGAACTGCTTCTGCTCAATCAGAATCCGGAAAAAATCCGCGCGACGATGGAACTGGGCTCGGGCGAGATCATTCTCGATAATGTCGTGATGCCTTCGCAGATGGGGGAAAACCGCGAGAAATACGACATCTCAATGACCATTCCGCACGGAACCATCATTGGCATTCGAGGGAACAATTCCAGCGACGATCACCAGTTCCTGAGGATGTTGCGGACCAAAGTGGCGCCAAATGAAGGCGACATCCGCATGGGAGGCCTCCCGATTCGCGATCTGATCGAAGCCGACTTGTCCGCTTCCATTGCCTATGTGCCGAACAGTCCTGCCATTTTCTCGGGCACCATTCTGGAAAATCTCACCCTGTTCAATCCGCGCGACGGATTGCAGAGCGCCCGTGAAGCAGCCCAGCTCATCGGGCTTGAAAGCGATATTCAGCTTCTGCCCTATGGCTATGACATGATGCTCGGAACCGGAGGCAACGAGACACTTCCACCCAGTTTCCGCCAGAGAATATGCATCGCCCGCGCCATCGCCCGCAAACCCAGCATCCTCATTCTGGAGGAGGCGAATGCCATGCTTGATCAGCGTTCCGATACGCTCCTGCGCAAGGGCATCGAGCAATTGCGCGGCTCCATGACAATCATCTTCCTGTCCAACCGGCCGTCTTTTCTGGCGCTGGCAGACAAGCAACTGATTTTGAAGGATGGCACTCTGAAGCCCTATGAAGGAACCGCTTATCCCACCACCGCCAAGGACAACACCCGGAATTCTGCCGCAAATGCGGCAAAGTCGGCGGCTGGAGGTGGCCAATGA
- a CDS encoding Ig-like domain-containing protein has protein sequence MADTRTPDAKSEAATSKYESNRVQQSLQKAEAEKASDYDTGDHIALRQDILNPNLHYGLANGDEVLLPEQQSGEASSSNSQTASSPISSDSSSTLPSSATSGATAPASSSGLSAPEENALLEPESPILSINNGTPETSDNSAPEGGSEEAVIPTVQSSGIDSSQASGGSLAPQEDVETDDAANRPVLAQDSDVTTSENVALDGSVTATDLDGDTISYSLDAQPSEGSVTFNADGSYSFDPGTDFDDLAVGESRAVTFNYTADDGNGSTDGGTVTIEVTGTNDAPTAVDLSSASVDENDAGAVIGTLSTTDADISDSHSYSVDDSRFEIVDDGAGNMVLKLKDGVSIDYESESSVTVTVTTDDGNGGTLSESFDISVADLNEAVTAEDASETTGENTTLSSNVSATDLDGDTISYSLDAQPSEGSVTFNADGSYSFDPGTDFDDLAVGESRTVTFNYTANDGNGSTDGGTVTIEVTGTNDAPTAIDLQADSAGVSLNEDAGNNSYLSVMDNGDILGSQSQFTLEITFSVSEQAEHFTPLLSYAATPADNEFLVGSFTGENLSIFIDDQKLETTIDTSTLYDGETHTLAIVRDSDDGSLDIYVDGELEYSIDNYMTGVDLAPNGDIILGQDQDDVGGTFETRQVFTGQIDEVAIFSEARDAAQIAEDTQNGVDSSDPSLNAHWTFSGDDPLADQSGNNHTLTEGHVAGTGWTDSTVEFNAGVNENDAGAVIGTLTTTDADISDSHSYSVDDSRFEVVDDGAGNMVLKLKDGVSLDYESESSVTVTVTTDDGNGGTLSESFDISVADLNEAVTAADASETTSENVALDGSVTATDLDGDTISYSLDAQPSEGSVTFNADGSYSFDPGTDFDDLAVGESRTVTFNYTADDGNGSTDGGTVTIEVTGTNDAPTAVDLSATSVNENEAGAVIGTLSTTDADISDSHSYSVDDSRFEVVDDGAGNMVLKLKDGVSLDYESESSVTVTVTTDDGNGGTLSESFDISVADLNEAVTAEDASETTGENTTLSSNVNATDLDGDVISYSLDAQPSEGSVTFNADGSYSFDPGTDFDDLAVGESRTVTFNYTANDGNGSTDGGTVTIEVTGTNDAPTAVDLSSASVDENASGAVIGTLSTTDADISDSHSYSVDDSRFEIVDDGAGNMVLKLKDGVSIDYESESSVTVTVTTDDGNGGTLSESFDISVADLNEAVTAEDASETTGENTTLSSNVNATDLDGDTISYSLDAQPSEGSVTFNADGSYSFDPGTDFDDLAVGESRTVTFNYTANDGNGSTDGGTVTIEVTGTNDAPTAVDLSSASVDENASGAVIGTLSTTDADISDSHSYSVDDSRFEIVDDGAGNMVLKLKDGVSIDYESESSVTVTVTTDDGNGGTLSESFDISVADLNEAVTAEDASETTGENTSLSSNVSATDLDGDAISYSLDAQPSEGSVTFNADGSYSFDPGTDFDDLAVGESRTVTFNYTADDGNGSTDGGTVTIEVTGTNDAVKAYGGTVTGSENQILNGHAFAIDGDGDAISYSVVTQPSGGTVSMSANGQSSFNPGTDFDDLAVGETRTVSFQYQADDGNGSTSVATVNIIVTGTNDAPTAVYVSNDTIDENDAGAVIGTLTTADVDTSDSHSYSVSDDRFEVVNDGTGNMILKLKDGVSLDHESESSVTITITTDDGNGGTHSEDLVVNVNDVNEGPTLSASGSYNFLYNGSFEIFNGGTHYGGDGTGWIQDAYIDGWTQSDIDIHEAGHMSLGATDGNYHIDLAETSNGTLSREMEGLTDGNSYSLSLDLKSRGATGDGVSGTAEDALGQSVVQVIWNGEVIATIDPAEDGLGWHTYNIELTAGSGDGTNTITFVEVGSENSYGTLIDNFEINDNSGYGVLENEAGAEIALLSVADPDSGESFSYTVSDPRFEVVVQDGDTVLKLVDGVSLDYETASHVSVDVTVTDSGGLSDTQSLDIQVGDIDDTASYNMIHGNHFDNHLNGTGGADNISGYEGNDTISAGAGDDIVYGGTGQDTIDGGLGNDDIYGGADTDNITGGDGNDFINGEDGADVIHGDAGSDSLHGEAGNDWIYGGEGTDTIYGGEDSDVLFGEAGHDSIYGGSGNDYIIGGTGDDYLVGGEGNDIFYYQLGDGNDIVDGGAAGDWTDSLVILASDGTDTTSYGTDWTISLDTGTMTMVDGSDQLLLSDDATGTIDFSDGSKIELENIDNVSW, from the coding sequence ATGGCTGACACCAGAACACCAGACGCGAAATCCGAAGCTGCGACATCGAAATATGAATCCAACCGCGTGCAGCAGTCGCTGCAGAAAGCAGAAGCCGAGAAGGCTAGCGACTATGACACCGGCGATCATATTGCCCTGCGGCAGGATATCCTGAACCCCAATCTGCATTATGGCCTAGCCAATGGGGACGAAGTGCTGCTGCCCGAACAACAGTCCGGGGAGGCCAGTTCCAGCAACAGCCAAACCGCATCCAGCCCTATTTCATCCGATAGCAGCTCAACGCTTCCCTCTTCGGCCACATCAGGCGCCACTGCTCCTGCATCCAGTTCCGGATTGTCAGCCCCGGAAGAGAATGCCTTGCTGGAGCCGGAAAGCCCGATTCTTTCCATTAACAATGGCACCCCTGAAACTTCAGACAACAGCGCTCCCGAGGGCGGTTCTGAAGAGGCGGTCATTCCGACCGTTCAGAGCAGCGGCATCGATAGCAGTCAGGCTTCCGGCGGCTCTCTGGCCCCACAGGAAGATGTCGAGACCGACGACGCCGCCAACAGGCCTGTCCTTGCGCAAGACAGTGATGTAACCACCTCTGAGAATGTGGCCCTTGATGGCTCGGTCACGGCGACGGATCTGGATGGTGATACCATCAGCTACAGTCTCGATGCCCAGCCGTCCGAGGGCAGCGTTACTTTCAATGCCGATGGCTCCTACAGCTTTGATCCGGGCACGGACTTTGATGATCTGGCCGTGGGCGAGAGCCGCGCGGTTACCTTCAACTATACCGCCGATGATGGCAATGGCTCGACCGATGGCGGCACCGTCACCATCGAGGTGACCGGCACCAATGATGCACCGACCGCAGTGGATCTCTCGTCCGCAAGTGTTGACGAGAATGACGCAGGAGCGGTGATCGGTACCCTTTCGACCACTGATGCCGATATATCCGACAGCCACAGCTACAGCGTTGATGACAGCCGTTTCGAGATTGTCGATGATGGCGCGGGCAATATGGTTCTCAAGCTCAAGGATGGGGTCTCCATCGATTATGAGAGCGAAAGCTCGGTTACCGTTACCGTCACCACCGATGACGGCAATGGCGGTACCCTTTCGGAAAGCTTCGATATCAGCGTTGCCGATCTCAATGAAGCGGTAACAGCCGAGGATGCCTCCGAGACCACTGGCGAGAACACCACGCTGTCGAGCAATGTCAGCGCGACGGATCTGGATGGCGATACCATCAGCTATAGTCTTGATGCCCAGCCATCCGAGGGTAGCGTTACCTTCAATGCCGATGGCAGCTACAGCTTTGATCCGGGCACCGACTTTGATGATCTGGCCGTTGGCGAGAGCCGTACGGTGACCTTCAACTATACCGCCAATGATGGCAATGGCTCGACCGATGGCGGCACCGTCACCATCGAGGTGACCGGCACCAATGATGCACCGACGGCGATTGATTTACAGGCTGATAGCGCCGGAGTGAGCCTGAATGAGGATGCTGGTAACAATTCCTATTTGTCCGTTATGGATAACGGGGACATTCTCGGCTCGCAGTCGCAATTTACTCTGGAAATAACCTTTTCGGTCAGTGAACAGGCTGAACATTTCACGCCTCTGCTTTCCTATGCAGCAACGCCGGCCGACAATGAATTTCTTGTTGGTTCCTTTACCGGAGAAAATCTGTCGATCTTCATAGATGACCAGAAATTGGAGACTACGATCGACACGTCAACCCTTTATGATGGTGAAACGCACACTCTTGCCATTGTGAGGGATTCCGATGACGGATCGCTGGATATTTATGTCGATGGGGAATTGGAATATTCCATCGACAATTACATGACCGGTGTGGATCTGGCTCCCAATGGGGATATCATCCTGGGACAGGATCAGGATGATGTGGGTGGCACATTTGAAACCCGCCAGGTCTTTACCGGGCAGATTGATGAAGTCGCCATATTCTCTGAAGCTCGTGATGCTGCCCAGATTGCGGAAGATACGCAAAATGGTGTGGATTCCAGTGATCCTTCCCTGAATGCACACTGGACTTTCTCCGGCGATGATCCACTAGCCGATCAGTCCGGCAACAATCATACACTGACCGAAGGCCATGTTGCGGGGACTGGTTGGACGGACAGTACTGTAGAATTCAATGCAGGCGTCAACGAAAATGACGCCGGAGCAGTGATCGGTACCCTGACGACTACCGATGCCGATATATCCGACAGCCATAGCTACAGTGTTGATGATAGCCGTTTCGAAGTGGTTGACGATGGCGCGGGCAACATGGTGCTCAAGCTCAAGGATGGGGTCTCCCTTGATTATGAGAGCGAAAGCTCGGTTACCGTTACCGTCACCACCGATGACGGCAATGGCGGCACCCTTTCGGAAAGCTTCGACATCAGCGTTGCCGATCTGAATGAAGCGGTAACGGCTGCGGATGCGTCAGAGACCACCTCTGAGAATGTGGCCCTTGATGGCTCGGTCACGGCGACGGATCTGGATGGCGATACCATCAGCTACAGTCTCGATGCCCAGCCATCAGAAGGTAGCGTTACATTCAATGCCGATGGCTCCTACAGCTTTGATCCGGGCACGGACTTTGATGATCTGGCCGTGGGCGAGAGCCGGACGGTCACCTTCAACTATACAGCCGATGATGGCAATGGCTCGACCGATGGCGGCACCGTCACCATCGAGGTGACCGGCACCAATGATGCGCCGACGGCGGTGGATCTGTCCGCAACAAGCGTCAACGAGAATGAAGCCGGGGCGGTGATCGGCACCCTTTCCACCACCGACGCAGATATATCCGACAGCCACAGCTACAGTGTTGATGACAGCCGTTTCGAAGTGGTCGATGATGGTGCGGGCAATATGGTGCTCAAGCTTAAGGACGGTGTCTCTCTCGATTATGAGAGCGAAAGCTCGGTTACCGTTACCGTCACCACAGATGACGGCAATGGCGGCACCCTTTCGGAAAGCTTCGATATCAGCGTTGCCGATCTCAATGAAGCGGTAACGGCTGAGGATGCCTCTGAGACCACTGGCGAGAACACCACGCTGTCGAGCAATGTCAACGCTACGGATCTGGATGGCGATGTCATCAGCTATAGTCTGGATGCCCAGCCGTCCGAGGGCAGCGTTACTTTCAATGCCGATGGCTCCTACAGCTTTGATCCGGGCACAGACTTTGATGATCTGGCCGTGGGCGAGAGCCGCACGGTGACCTTCAACTATACCGCCAATGACGGCAATGGCTCCACCGATGGCGGCACCGTCACCATCGAGGTAACCGGCACCAATGATGCGCCGACCGCTGTGGATCTCTCGTCCGCAAGTGTTGACGAGAATGCATCAGGGGCGGTGATCGGTACCCTTTCGACTACCGATGCCGATATATCCGACAGCCACAGCTACAGTGTTGACGACAGCCGTTTCGAGATTGTCGATGATGGCGCGGGCAATATGGTGCTCAAGCTCAAGGATGGGGTCTCCATCGATTATGAGAGCGAAAGCTCGGTTACCGTTACCGTCACCACTGATGACGGCAATGGCGGCACCCTTTCGGAAAGCTTCGATATCAGCGTTGCCGATCTCAATGAAGCGGTAACGGCTGAGGATGCCTCTGAGACCACTGGCGAGAACACCACGCTGTCGAGCAATGTCAACGCTACGGATCTGGATGGCGATACCATCAGCTATAGTCTGGATGCCCAGCCGTCCGAGGGCAGCGTTACTTTCAATGCCGATGGCTCCTACAGCTTTGATCCGGGCACAGACTTTGATGATCTGGCCGTGGGCGAGAGCCGCACGGTGACCTTCAACTATACCGCCAATGATGGTAATGGCTCCACCGATGGCGGCACCGTCACCATCGAGGTGACCGGCACCAATGATGCGCCGACCGCTGTGGATCTCTCGTCCGCAAGTGTTGACGAGAATGCATCAGGGGCGGTGATCGGTACCCTTTCGACTACCGATGCCGATATATCCGACAGCCACAGCTACAGTGTTGACGACAGCCGTTTCGAGATTGTCGATGATGGCGCGGGCAATATGGTGCTCAAGCTCAAGGATGGGGTCTCCATCGATTATGAGAGCGAAAGCTCGGTTACCGTTACCGTCACCACCGATGACGGCAATGGCGGCACCCTTTCGGAAAGCTTCGATATCAGCGTTGCCGATCTCAATGAAGCGGTAACGGCTGAGGATGCGTCCGAGACCACTGGCGAGAACACCTCGCTGTCGAGCAATGTCAGCGCTACGGATCTGGATGGCGATGCCATCAGCTACAGTCTGGATGCCCAGCCGTCCGAGGGCAGCGTTACTTTCAATGCCGATGGCTCCTACAGCTTTGATCCGGGCACAGACTTTGATGATCTGGCCGTAGGCGAGAGCCGCACGGTGACCTTCAACTATACCGCCGATGACGGCAATGGCTCCACCGATGGCGGCACCGTCACCATCGAGGTGACCGGCACCAATGATGCCGTAAAGGCCTATGGCGGTACCGTTACCGGGTCTGAAAACCAGATATTGAACGGCCATGCCTTTGCCATCGATGGGGATGGCGATGCGATCAGCTACAGCGTGGTGACGCAGCCAAGCGGCGGCACCGTAAGCATGAGCGCCAATGGTCAGTCGAGCTTCAATCCGGGCACAGACTTTGACGATCTGGCCGTGGGTGAAACGCGCACCGTCTCGTTCCAGTATCAGGCGGATGACGGCAATGGCAGCACTTCTGTTGCCACAGTGAATATCATTGTGACCGGCACCAATGATGCGCCGACCGCTGTCTATGTCAGCAATGATACGATTGACGAGAATGATGCTGGCGCCGTTATCGGCACCTTGACCACGGCTGATGTCGACACATCGGACAGCCACAGCTATTCAGTATCGGATGATCGCTTTGAAGTGGTCAATGATGGTACGGGCAACATGATCCTCAAGCTCAAGGATGGAGTTTCGCTTGATCATGAGAGCGAAAGCTCGGTCACCATCACCATCACCACCGACGATGGCAATGGCGGCACTCATAGCGAAGATCTGGTCGTCAATGTCAATGATGTCAATGAAGGCCCAACGCTGTCGGCCTCGGGCTCATATAACTTCCTCTATAACGGCAGTTTTGAAATCTTCAACGGTGGCACCCACTATGGTGGCGATGGAACCGGCTGGATTCAGGATGCCTATATTGATGGCTGGACGCAGAGCGACATCGATATTCATGAAGCAGGCCATATGAGCCTTGGCGCAACCGATGGCAATTATCATATCGATCTGGCAGAAACCTCCAATGGTACGCTGAGCCGGGAGATGGAAGGTTTGACGGATGGCAACAGCTATTCTCTTTCCCTTGATCTCAAATCCCGCGGGGCAACGGGGGATGGCGTAAGCGGAACCGCAGAAGATGCCCTGGGGCAAAGCGTTGTTCAGGTGATCTGGAATGGCGAGGTCATCGCCACGATCGATCCGGCTGAAGATGGCCTTGGCTGGCACACTTACAATATTGAGCTGACGGCAGGATCCGGCGATGGCACCAACACCATCACCTTTGTCGAGGTGGGCTCGGAAAACAGCTACGGCACCCTGATCGACAATTTCGAGATCAACGACAATTCCGGCTATGGCGTGCTGGAAAACGAAGCCGGGGCCGAAATTGCCCTGTTGAGCGTCGCCGATCCGGACAGCGGCGAGAGCTTCAGCTATACGGTCAGCGATCCCCGCTTCGAGGTTGTCGTGCAGGATGGAGATACCGTGCTGAAGCTGGTCGATGGTGTCAGTCTGGATTATGAGACCGCATCCCATGTTTCCGTCGATGTGACTGTCACCGACAGCGGCGGGCTTTCGGATACGCAGTCGCTCGATATTCAGGTTGGCGATATCGACGATACCGCCAGCTATAACATGATCCATGGCAACCATTTCGACAATCATCTGAATGGTACCGGCGGAGCTGACAATATTTCCGGTTATGAAGGCAATGACACGATCAGCGCCGGAGCCGGAGATGATATTGTCTATGGCGGCACAGGGCAGGATACCATCGACGGTGGCCTCGGCAATGACGACATTTATGGCGGCGCCGATACGGACAATATAACCGGAGGCGATGGCAATGACTTCATCAATGGTGAGGATGGAGCCGATGTGATCCATGGGGATGCCGGTTCGGACTCCCTGCATGGTGAAGCTGGCAACGACTGGATCTATGGCGGCGAAGGCACCGACACGATCTATGGCGGCGAAGACAGCGACGTCCTGTTTGGTGAAGCTGGCCATGACAGCATCTATGGCGGGTCAGGCAATGATTATATCATTGGCGGAACCGGGGATGACTATCTCGTCGGCGGTGAGGGAAATGACATTTTCTATTACCAGCTGGGCGATGGCAACGACATTGTCGATGGTGGCGCAGCAGG